The Sorangiineae bacterium MSr11367 genome window below encodes:
- a CDS encoding TIGR02266 family protein, with protein MTQDTRKDPRAKIVSLNVRYKSATVDEFIENHSHDVSKGGIFIKTSTPFAQGTLLKFEIRLAGDQAVIAGVGRVVWKREPSQASAERPGGMGVKFIKIDENSRVVIDKLVAAKEDAGSAFTSELKEPLAALRERTTTGANQVLGAKAERPGKSTIMGMGSLHPEHAPATSAPRPAAGNPPEPRAPISATAPRTGAGAPAAPKAGGFFPPTQPELEMPPPEERTMMKQAEELLEEALKGAGGSMEEVGNNPLFAAAKSLPGTAPKPLSNPPPRSGPQPTPRADAAPPAPGSAPAVKPPSAPPPRPGGIVTPSPLSASLQEKLGGGPPPAPPSVPRPAPSAPAAASGSTRPPSMPAPPRPAPVAPSAPPAAVTALVDDLLADPLPPVPKAPSLPAEALRTPTAVLSEPPPKGPSIPPPAALFSFEKTQETGEELEKKNDAAVPSSLVVESILKSTPPAGMDAVTKEGVRAPSEKPPAVAARLQSERPPPALFATEPSTSAKVEMPPPAARAVSERPSPLKLIDPPEERPMGISAMASLAADGAEVSGAKKPNWLLWGGLAVVAAGALVFFFTSQGSSTGETAPSASVSAAPPPSASAPPTPAPAETATAAAEVDAGATTAAEVDASAPSTARGAAAAATATASATPTVATATAAPVVKPRPAPKPKETATAEEPSSPPASTATATATAAPTPAPAATSTGTSSEGSTAPTSSAKPKPPTPKPAASDELENQL; from the coding sequence ATGACCCAGGACACCCGCAAAGATCCGCGTGCGAAAATCGTCAGCTTGAATGTCCGCTACAAGAGCGCGACCGTCGACGAATTCATCGAGAATCACTCGCACGACGTAAGCAAGGGCGGAATCTTCATCAAGACGTCCACGCCCTTCGCCCAAGGAACACTGCTCAAGTTCGAGATTCGCCTGGCCGGTGACCAAGCGGTCATCGCGGGCGTTGGGCGCGTGGTGTGGAAGCGGGAGCCTTCGCAAGCCAGCGCCGAGCGGCCGGGTGGCATGGGGGTCAAGTTCATCAAGATCGACGAGAACTCGCGCGTGGTCATCGACAAGTTGGTCGCGGCCAAGGAAGACGCGGGCTCGGCGTTCACGTCGGAGTTGAAGGAGCCGCTGGCGGCCCTGCGCGAGCGCACCACCACAGGTGCGAATCAGGTGCTCGGCGCCAAGGCCGAGCGGCCGGGCAAATCGACGATCATGGGCATGGGTTCGCTGCACCCGGAGCATGCGCCGGCGACCAGCGCCCCGAGGCCCGCAGCTGGTAATCCGCCGGAGCCGCGTGCACCGATCAGTGCGACGGCGCCACGAACCGGGGCGGGAGCGCCGGCCGCGCCGAAGGCGGGAGGGTTCTTCCCGCCGACGCAGCCGGAGCTGGAGATGCCGCCGCCAGAAGAGCGGACCATGATGAAGCAGGCCGAGGAGCTGCTGGAAGAAGCGCTCAAAGGTGCCGGCGGATCCATGGAGGAGGTGGGGAACAACCCGCTGTTTGCGGCGGCCAAATCGCTCCCGGGGACCGCGCCCAAGCCTCTGTCCAATCCGCCGCCGCGCTCGGGCCCGCAGCCCACGCCGAGGGCCGATGCCGCTCCGCCCGCGCCCGGATCGGCGCCCGCGGTGAAGCCGCCGTCGGCACCGCCGCCGCGTCCGGGAGGTATCGTGACGCCGTCGCCGCTCTCGGCGAGCTTGCAGGAGAAGCTCGGTGGGGGACCGCCCCCGGCGCCGCCGTCCGTGCCGCGCCCTGCGCCGTCGGCACCCGCCGCGGCTTCCGGCTCGACGCGTCCGCCGTCGATGCCCGCGCCGCCCCGGCCCGCACCCGTTGCACCGTCGGCACCGCCCGCGGCGGTCACCGCGCTGGTGGACGATTTGCTCGCCGATCCGTTGCCGCCGGTGCCGAAGGCGCCGTCGCTTCCGGCGGAGGCGTTGAGGACGCCGACGGCCGTGCTCTCGGAGCCGCCGCCGAAGGGCCCATCGATTCCGCCGCCCGCCGCGCTGTTCTCGTTCGAGAAGACGCAGGAGACGGGCGAGGAGCTGGAGAAGAAGAACGACGCGGCGGTTCCATCGTCGCTGGTCGTCGAGTCGATCCTCAAGTCCACGCCGCCCGCAGGGATGGACGCGGTCACGAAGGAGGGCGTGCGTGCTCCGTCGGAGAAGCCGCCCGCCGTCGCAGCCCGCCTGCAAAGCGAGCGGCCGCCGCCCGCGCTGTTTGCCACCGAGCCGTCCACGTCGGCGAAGGTGGAGATGCCGCCGCCGGCTGCACGCGCCGTCAGCGAGCGACCGTCGCCGCTCAAGTTGATCGATCCGCCGGAAGAGCGCCCGATGGGCATCTCGGCGATGGCGAGCCTCGCGGCCGACGGTGCGGAAGTCTCGGGCGCGAAAAAGCCGAATTGGCTGCTTTGGGGTGGTCTCGCCGTGGTGGCGGCGGGTGCGTTGGTCTTCTTCTTCACGAGCCAAGGCTCGTCGACGGGTGAGACGGCGCCCTCGGCCAGCGTGTCCGCGGCGCCGCCGCCGAGCGCTTCGGCCCCGCCGACGCCCGCGCCCGCCGAAACCGCAACGGCCGCCGCCGAAGTCGACGCCGGAGCAACCACCGCCGCCGAAGTCGACGCGTCCGCACCGAGCACCGCGCGCGGTGCCGCCGCCGCCGCGACGGCGACCGCCAGCGCGACGCCAACCGTTGCCACGGCAACAGCCGCACCGGTGGTGAAGCCCCGCCCCGCGCCGAAGCCGAAAGAGACCGCCACCGCCGAGGAGCCTTCCTCGCCGCCGGCATCGACGGCAACCGCCACGGCCACCGCCGCCCCGACGCCCGCGCCCGCCGCAACGTCGACGGGCACGTCGAGCGAAGGCAGCACCGCACCGACGAGCAGCGCCAAGCCGAAGCCGCCGACCCCCAAGCCGGCAGCCTCGGACGAACTCGAGAATCAGCTTTAG
- a CDS encoding HDIG domain-containing protein, translated as MPMATPHEVVPPNADRAMDALALAAFAAESGQTKCIVPATTIDFDAALKLDPVKVRSLLDRVVMGQDPELGLDVLLEHNALRALFPEVEAMVGFGDGEWRHKDVWKHTKQVVRQAVPRLEVRWASLFHDIGKVKTRSITPDGKVHFFGHAEVGTRMFDRLDRRVRLFSPDAALKETVRFLILHHLRANQYEPSWTDSAVRRFARELGAHLDDLICLAQADITTKRPEKKRKGLSQIAELAERIRVLAEEDAKVPPLPSGVGDAIMTAFSLKPSRLIGEIKRALEEAVASGEVPSHEPCEVYVEFVRANKERFGLA; from the coding sequence ATGCCGATGGCAACCCCGCACGAAGTTGTTCCGCCCAACGCCGACCGCGCGATGGACGCACTAGCCCTAGCCGCCTTTGCCGCCGAGTCGGGTCAGACGAAGTGTATCGTGCCCGCCACGACCATCGACTTCGACGCCGCGCTGAAGCTCGATCCGGTCAAGGTGCGCAGCCTCCTCGATCGGGTCGTGATGGGCCAAGATCCCGAGCTCGGGCTCGACGTGCTGCTCGAGCACAATGCGCTGCGGGCACTCTTTCCCGAGGTGGAGGCCATGGTCGGTTTCGGCGATGGCGAGTGGCGCCACAAGGACGTGTGGAAGCACACGAAGCAGGTGGTGCGTCAGGCGGTGCCTCGGCTGGAGGTGCGCTGGGCTTCGCTGTTCCATGACATCGGCAAAGTGAAGACGCGTTCCATTACGCCGGACGGAAAGGTCCACTTCTTCGGCCACGCCGAGGTGGGCACGCGCATGTTCGACCGGCTCGATCGGCGCGTGCGCCTGTTCTCGCCCGACGCCGCGCTCAAAGAGACGGTACGCTTTCTCATTTTGCACCACCTGCGGGCGAACCAGTACGAGCCGTCGTGGACCGATAGTGCCGTGCGCCGCTTCGCACGCGAGCTGGGCGCCCACCTGGACGATCTCATTTGCCTCGCGCAGGCGGACATCACCACGAAGCGCCCGGAAAAGAAGCGCAAGGGGCTCTCGCAGATCGCCGAGCTGGCCGAGCGCATTCGCGTACTCGCCGAGGAAGACGCCAAGGTGCCGCCGCTGCCGTCGGGCGTGGGCGACGCCATCATGACGGCGTTCTCGCTCAAGCCGTCGCGCCTCATCGGCGAGATCAAGCGCGCCCTCGAGGAGGCCGTCGCCTCGGGCGAAGTTCCCTCGCACGAACCCTGCGAGGTCTACGTCGAGTTCGTTCGCGCGAACAAAGAGCGCTTCGGTCTCGCCTAA
- a CDS encoding deoxyhypusine synthase family protein gives MPTPKATTRRPRAPKKGVAPKVSSPRKAFEAARTVHPVGITGKERPHDIITNMFPAYVGRQERTAFELMRRSITEDCCTFLTMSGAMTPAGLHQSCLIPLLDRGLIDCITTTGANLYHDAHRIIGHRIREIEPNAGDLQYRLARIIRIYDLGFWEETLLETDKLFSAILQKPEFQKKMTTPELHYLLGKNIARIEDALGVTSPSLLSTAYRYGVPIFVGAVQDGSIFLNIVKLKRLLGPAFKLEIDVNDDVFEMGAMQRHCFGTLGKPMAVWILGGGVPKNYTLQGEPLLDQILSVPTHGFDIDVQFCVDPVDNGALSSCPAGEGHTWGKVSAESVATGSVYVHSDVTAVFPWLTYALLSDPRIHRRHRRLYDVREKAVASLQAEVEKRRKKLMPTLDFPLPKEKPGKVTKKKTKTKKKR, from the coding sequence ATGCCCACGCCGAAAGCCACCACCCGTCGTCCTCGCGCCCCGAAGAAGGGCGTCGCTCCGAAAGTTTCCTCGCCCCGCAAGGCCTTCGAGGCGGCCCGCACCGTGCACCCGGTGGGGATCACGGGCAAGGAGCGGCCGCACGACATCATCACGAACATGTTCCCGGCCTACGTCGGCCGTCAGGAGCGAACGGCGTTCGAGTTGATGCGCCGGAGCATCACGGAAGACTGCTGCACCTTCTTGACGATGTCGGGGGCGATGACGCCGGCGGGGCTGCACCAGTCCTGTTTGATCCCGTTGCTCGATCGCGGGCTGATCGACTGCATCACCACCACGGGCGCCAATCTCTATCACGACGCCCACCGCATCATCGGACACCGCATTCGCGAGATCGAACCGAACGCGGGAGATCTGCAGTACCGGCTCGCGCGCATCATCCGCATCTACGACTTGGGCTTCTGGGAAGAGACCCTCCTCGAAACGGACAAGTTGTTCTCGGCGATTCTGCAGAAGCCCGAATTCCAGAAGAAGATGACCACCCCCGAGCTGCACTACCTGCTCGGCAAGAACATCGCGCGCATCGAAGATGCCCTGGGGGTGACCAGCCCTTCGCTCCTCTCCACGGCGTACCGCTACGGGGTGCCCATCTTCGTGGGCGCGGTGCAGGATGGGTCGATCTTCCTCAACATCGTCAAGTTGAAGAGGCTCCTGGGACCGGCGTTCAAGCTCGAGATCGACGTGAACGACGACGTGTTCGAGATGGGCGCGATGCAGCGCCATTGCTTCGGGACCCTCGGCAAGCCGATGGCCGTCTGGATCCTGGGCGGCGGCGTGCCGAAGAATTACACGCTGCAGGGCGAGCCGTTGCTCGACCAAATTCTGTCGGTGCCGACCCATGGCTTCGACATCGACGTGCAGTTCTGTGTCGATCCCGTCGACAATGGCGCGCTGAGCTCCTGTCCGGCGGGTGAGGGCCACACGTGGGGCAAGGTCTCGGCCGAAAGCGTGGCCACCGGATCCGTGTACGTGCACTCGGACGTGACGGCGGTCTTTCCGTGGCTGACGTATGCGCTTCTCTCGGACCCGCGCATCCATCGTCGCCACCGCCGGCTCTACGACGTACGCGAAAAGGCCGTGGCGAGCCTTCAGGCGGAGGTCGAGAAGCGCCGGAAGAAGCTGATGCCGACCTTGGACTTCCCGCTTCCCAAGGAAAAACCCGGGAAAGTGACCAAGAAGAAGACGAAAACCAAGAAAAAGCGCTAA
- a CDS encoding PilZ domain-containing protein, with amino-acid sequence MAGWQAEARVHNMSLGGAGLEMPGTVLRGDDRVVLSFIAPSLWDPLEIPARVAWVRPATRLEPTRFGVAFEPTDAPKVLALFELIAAFVFDG; translated from the coding sequence ATGGCCGGCTGGCAGGCCGAGGCCCGGGTCCACAACATGAGCCTGGGCGGCGCCGGCCTGGAAATGCCGGGCACCGTCCTGCGGGGGGACGACCGCGTGGTCCTCTCCTTCATCGCGCCCAGCCTCTGGGATCCCCTGGAAATTCCCGCCCGCGTTGCTTGGGTCCGGCCGGCCACCCGCCTGGAGCCCACCCGGTTCGGCGTCGCCTTCGAACCGACCGACGCCCCCAAGGTCCTGGCCCTTTTCGAACTCATCGCCGCCTTCGTGTTCGACGGCTAG
- a CDS encoding tetratricopeptide repeat protein — MDVGLGTVLLAKDAYPDLDIDRTLARFDELAQPLQDVRVDGHRLARASVTLQAEHLREHLHVACGFNGNESDYYDPRNSLISDVLERKLGIPITLSVVYCEVAKRLGIRARGVSFPGHFLVRLDADGEAHEGQETATPVLVDPFFGCRLLGPKELAELHAKVMGEAPIAPESLAPASPRAILHRILVNLRAVHLARGDIARAMLSIDRILCLTPNAAEPLRERGLLSARLGAREQALADLERFLELAPQAEDAAQIRERLAELKKASAPLN, encoded by the coding sequence ATGGACGTTGGTCTCGGCACGGTTCTTCTCGCGAAGGACGCTTATCCGGACCTGGATATCGACCGCACGTTGGCGCGTTTCGACGAGTTGGCGCAGCCCCTGCAAGACGTTCGCGTGGACGGACACCGGCTCGCTCGGGCCAGCGTTACGCTGCAAGCGGAACATCTGCGGGAGCACCTTCATGTTGCCTGTGGCTTCAACGGCAATGAGTCGGATTACTACGACCCGCGCAATAGTCTCATTTCCGATGTGCTGGAGCGCAAGCTGGGGATCCCCATCACGCTGTCCGTCGTCTATTGCGAAGTGGCCAAGCGCCTTGGTATTCGCGCACGCGGGGTGAGCTTTCCGGGGCACTTCTTGGTGCGCCTCGACGCCGATGGCGAGGCGCACGAGGGCCAGGAGACCGCGACGCCCGTCTTGGTCGATCCGTTCTTCGGTTGTCGGCTCCTCGGTCCCAAGGAACTGGCGGAACTCCATGCAAAGGTCATGGGCGAGGCGCCCATTGCGCCGGAGTCGTTGGCGCCTGCGTCCCCGCGCGCCATCTTGCATCGCATTTTGGTCAACCTGCGCGCTGTCCACTTGGCGCGGGGGGACATTGCGCGGGCCATGCTCAGCATCGATCGGATTCTTTGCCTGACGCCCAATGCGGCCGAGCCCCTGCGCGAACGCGGGTTGCTCTCGGCGCGACTCGGCGCGCGCGAACAGGCGCTGGCCGATCTCGAGCGCTTTCTGGAACTGGCGCCCCAAGCCGAAGACGCGGCGCAGATCCGCGAGCGGCTGGCGGAGTTGAAGAAGGCAAGCGCCCCGCTCAATTAG
- a CDS encoding serine/threonine protein kinase: MSTSQPTDSASEDEALVPGDEPPSGPALAEEDVHPPPPYEEETGHSGPAESLLGTVISGRYRIEKLLGEGGMGAVYQAEHTHMRKRLAVKVLHAEMSRLPEVVARFEREAMAAAHIDHPNVATATDFGKLEDGSFFLVLEYVEGRSLRDAIAAGPLEVGRAMRILRQIAAALQRAHALGIVHRDLKPENVMLIERDSEPDFVKVLDFGIAKVPVAELSRDEHNRAGPAGQALTQLGMVYGTPEYMAPEQALGQNVTPSADVYALGIMTYEMLAGERPFDHESKVTLLGMHVTAPVPPFSQKAPGVVIPPEVQSIVFHMLEKESAHRFRDAKELIDALDGIWLAAYGVVPSANPGSTANPRPSLVSSPRDVFGSQPDASGPQQLPSVELPALPKQGFFPSERLAQLRQNPKLLLFAGLGAIGLIAVVFLVVMVASMGKKTDDASTADAAAAGGETAQGAPKGDPGIDTQVAAALDLIEKGDATSAIEKLTPLEKEHPERADVHRALQKAYSATKDPKESLREAALWLELEPTAIDDLKLDEDVRNAALARERDVSDMAFALLEKKMGSAGPDILYDFAYGQWASQSKVVSERARAALLRAQTRKLANPALLVTLDLRAATSCEDKKSLLPRARTDGDARTIELLRTYNGRYACGFLNRRTCYTNPCLGRDGSVTRTISEIESRGR, translated from the coding sequence ATGTCGACGAGTCAACCCACCGATTCCGCCAGTGAGGACGAGGCCCTCGTCCCGGGCGATGAGCCGCCGTCCGGGCCTGCGCTCGCCGAAGAAGACGTGCACCCTCCTCCTCCTTATGAAGAAGAGACCGGACACTCGGGCCCTGCGGAGTCGCTGCTCGGTACGGTGATTAGCGGTCGCTACCGCATCGAGAAGCTGCTGGGTGAAGGTGGGATGGGAGCCGTCTACCAGGCTGAACACACCCACATGCGCAAGCGGCTGGCCGTCAAAGTGCTGCACGCCGAAATGAGCCGCCTGCCCGAGGTGGTGGCCCGCTTCGAGCGCGAGGCCATGGCGGCGGCGCACATCGACCATCCCAACGTCGCCACCGCGACCGACTTCGGAAAGCTGGAGGATGGCTCCTTCTTTCTCGTCCTCGAGTACGTCGAGGGCCGGAGCCTCCGCGACGCCATTGCCGCGGGCCCGCTGGAAGTGGGGCGCGCCATGCGCATCCTCCGCCAGATCGCGGCCGCGTTGCAGCGCGCGCACGCCCTCGGCATCGTGCACCGCGATCTCAAGCCCGAGAACGTGATGCTCATCGAGCGCGACAGCGAGCCAGACTTCGTGAAGGTGCTCGACTTCGGCATCGCCAAGGTACCGGTGGCCGAGCTCTCGCGCGACGAGCACAATCGCGCAGGGCCCGCCGGCCAAGCGCTCACGCAGCTCGGCATGGTCTACGGCACGCCCGAGTACATGGCGCCGGAGCAGGCACTCGGGCAGAACGTCACGCCCAGCGCCGATGTCTACGCGCTCGGCATCATGACGTACGAGATGCTCGCCGGCGAGCGCCCGTTCGATCACGAGAGCAAGGTCACCTTGCTGGGCATGCACGTCACCGCCCCGGTGCCGCCGTTCTCGCAGAAGGCACCCGGCGTGGTCATCCCGCCCGAGGTGCAGAGCATCGTCTTCCACATGCTCGAGAAGGAGTCCGCGCATCGCTTCCGCGACGCGAAGGAACTCATCGACGCGCTCGATGGCATCTGGCTCGCCGCCTACGGCGTGGTGCCCAGCGCCAATCCCGGCAGCACGGCGAACCCGCGGCCGTCGCTCGTGTCGTCTCCGCGCGATGTTTTCGGTTCACAGCCGGACGCCAGCGGTCCCCAACAGCTGCCCAGTGTCGAGTTGCCGGCCCTTCCGAAGCAAGGCTTCTTCCCGAGCGAGCGTCTGGCGCAGCTCCGGCAAAATCCGAAGCTTCTCCTGTTCGCGGGGCTCGGAGCCATTGGGCTCATCGCGGTCGTCTTCTTGGTGGTGATGGTCGCCAGCATGGGCAAAAAGACGGACGACGCGAGCACCGCCGACGCAGCGGCGGCCGGTGGCGAGACGGCGCAAGGCGCGCCCAAAGGCGATCCGGGCATCGACACGCAGGTGGCGGCGGCGCTCGACTTGATCGAAAAGGGCGACGCCACGTCGGCCATCGAGAAGCTCACCCCGCTGGAGAAAGAGCATCCGGAGCGCGCAGACGTCCACCGCGCGCTGCAGAAGGCCTACTCGGCGACGAAGGACCCGAAGGAGTCGCTGCGTGAGGCCGCCCTGTGGCTCGAGTTGGAGCCTACGGCCATCGACGATCTCAAGCTCGACGAAGACGTGCGCAATGCCGCCTTGGCCCGTGAGCGGGACGTTTCCGACATGGCCTTCGCCCTCCTCGAGAAGAAGATGGGAAGCGCCGGGCCCGACATCCTTTACGACTTCGCCTACGGCCAGTGGGCCTCGCAATCGAAGGTCGTGTCCGAGCGTGCGCGCGCGGCGCTCTTGCGCGCGCAGACGCGGAAGCTTGCCAACCCCGCACTTCTCGTCACCCTCGATTTGCGTGCCGCCACCTCCTGCGAGGACAAGAAATCGCTCCTTCCGCGCGCGCGCACCGACGGCGATGCGCGCACCATCGAGCTTCTGCGCACGTACAACGGGCGCTACGCCTGCGGCTTCCTGAACCGCCGCACCTGCTACACGAACCCGTGCCTCGGGCGCGACGGTTCGGTCACCCGCACGATTTCCGAAATCGAATCGCGCGGGCGATAG
- a CDS encoding long-chain fatty acid--CoA ligase yields MLTGRMMDFPLTVTHILERARTFFPNVEVVSRRADRSLDRSTYGQVYARGLRLVAALRKLGVRPGDRIATLSWNHAEHLEAYLTIPAMGAVMHTLNLRLAPSEIGYIANHAQDRVLLVDKSLLPLYAKFKADVPSLEHVIVVDGKEDGLLEYEKLLAEADPAGVTLPALDENSAAMLCYTSGTTGSPKGVLYSHRSTVLHALVACMPDNLGIRGDDTVLPVVPMFHAAAWGLPYEAAISGAKIVFPGPHLDPESLLDLIERERVTFAGGVPTIWLGILDRLDREKGRWDLSALRRMIVGGAAVPASMIDGFAKRHGIEIIHAWGMTEMNPLGTVARVKEQLQREGDDEQRLGYRATQGFAVPFVEQRHVSDEGDILPWDNTSMGELEVRGPWVASSYYADEGKDRFTKDGWFKTGDVVRICGEGYVRICDRSKDVIKSGGEWISSVALENALMAHPSVLEAAVFAANHPKWSERPVAAIVFREGMRASHEELAAHLASSFPKYWLPDAYVELAQIPRTSTGKFLKTKLRADYAGIFEK; encoded by the coding sequence ATGTTGACCGGCCGCATGATGGACTTCCCGCTCACGGTGACGCACATCCTCGAGCGAGCGCGAACCTTCTTTCCCAATGTGGAGGTGGTGAGCCGTCGCGCGGATCGCTCGCTCGACCGGAGCACTTACGGACAAGTGTACGCGCGGGGCCTGCGGCTGGTGGCGGCGCTGCGCAAACTCGGTGTGCGGCCGGGCGATCGCATCGCCACGCTTTCGTGGAATCACGCCGAGCACCTCGAGGCGTACCTCACCATCCCGGCGATGGGCGCGGTGATGCACACCCTCAACCTGCGCCTCGCGCCCTCCGAGATTGGCTACATCGCCAACCACGCGCAAGACCGCGTTCTGCTCGTCGACAAATCGCTGCTGCCGCTCTATGCGAAGTTCAAGGCCGACGTGCCCTCGCTCGAACACGTCATCGTCGTCGATGGAAAGGAAGACGGGCTGCTGGAGTACGAGAAGCTGCTCGCCGAGGCGGATCCCGCGGGCGTGACCTTGCCCGCGCTCGACGAAAACTCGGCGGCGATGCTCTGCTACACCTCGGGAACGACGGGATCGCCAAAAGGTGTACTCTACAGTCATCGTTCCACGGTGCTTCACGCGCTGGTCGCGTGCATGCCCGACAACCTCGGTATCCGCGGCGACGACACGGTGCTGCCCGTGGTGCCCATGTTTCACGCGGCCGCGTGGGGTCTGCCGTACGAGGCCGCGATCAGCGGAGCGAAGATCGTCTTCCCCGGCCCGCACCTGGATCCCGAATCGCTGCTCGATTTGATCGAGCGCGAGCGCGTGACGTTCGCGGGCGGCGTACCCACCATCTGGCTCGGCATTTTGGATCGCCTGGACCGCGAGAAAGGGCGCTGGGATCTCTCCGCATTGCGCCGCATGATCGTGGGCGGCGCCGCGGTGCCGGCGTCCATGATCGACGGCTTCGCGAAGCGGCACGGCATCGAGATCATCCATGCCTGGGGCATGACCGAGATGAATCCCCTGGGAACCGTTGCGCGCGTGAAGGAGCAACTGCAGCGCGAAGGCGATGACGAACAGCGCCTCGGCTACCGGGCCACGCAGGGCTTCGCGGTGCCCTTCGTCGAGCAGCGCCACGTGAGCGACGAGGGAGACATCTTGCCCTGGGACAACACCAGCATGGGCGAGCTCGAGGTGCGCGGGCCCTGGGTCGCGTCGTCGTACTACGCCGACGAGGGCAAGGACCGCTTCACGAAGGACGGCTGGTTCAAGACCGGCGACGTGGTGCGCATTTGCGGGGAAGGCTACGTGCGCATTTGCGACCGCTCGAAAGACGTCATCAAGTCGGGCGGCGAGTGGATCAGCAGCGTGGCCCTGGAGAACGCGCTGATGGCTCATCCCTCGGTGCTGGAGGCGGCCGTCTTCGCGGCCAACCATCCGAAGTGGAGCGAGAGGCCGGTGGCGGCCATCGTTTTCCGCGAGGGCATGCGCGCGAGCCACGAGGAGCTCGCCGCCCATCTCGCGTCGAGCTTTCCCAAGTATTGGCTCCCCGATGCCTACGTCGAGCTGGCGCAGATCCCGCGCACGTCGACGGGGAAATTCCTCAAGACGAAGCTGCGGGCGGACTACGCGGGCATTTTCGAGAAGTGA
- a CDS encoding sigma 54-interacting transcriptional regulator has translation MANALATVGRHPTNDMVLDDPRVSGVHLQLQRVDDHIRLRDAGSTNGTWLGQHRVMEIELGAGAEITVGSTILQVDLDDAASTSPLSVNDSFGVLVGRSTVMRELFATLERIAPKEIGLLIQGETGTGKEEVARSIHIKSLRANKPFIVIDATALPETLADSLLFGHEKGAFTGAAERRVGFFEAADGGTIFLDEIGELSAPLQSKFLRVLERHEVTRVGGQTPIKVNVRVVAATHRDLRHEIEAGRFREDLYYRLAPVRILLPALRDRPDDIPVLCDRLLSYIGDGRPSPLVIDASAVQFLSSQPWPGNVRELRNVLARAAALATDNVIRRVDVAGEGFGFRGMREERTPLDLTGTFGAAKERAIERFESAYLAALMKRCAGNLSMASREADLARHHLRELLRKRGLYGIPWDRETDV, from the coding sequence ATGGCCAATGCGCTCGCGACCGTTGGCCGCCATCCCACCAACGACATGGTGCTCGACGATCCGCGCGTGAGCGGCGTGCACCTCCAACTGCAACGCGTCGACGATCACATTCGCCTGCGCGACGCGGGCAGCACCAACGGCACGTGGCTCGGACAGCACCGTGTGATGGAGATCGAACTCGGGGCCGGTGCAGAGATCACCGTCGGCTCCACGATCCTCCAAGTCGATCTCGACGACGCAGCGAGCACCTCGCCACTCAGCGTCAACGACTCGTTCGGTGTGTTGGTCGGCCGCTCGACGGTGATGCGCGAGCTGTTCGCCACACTGGAGCGAATCGCCCCGAAGGAGATTGGTCTTCTCATCCAAGGTGAGACCGGGACGGGCAAAGAGGAGGTCGCGCGTTCGATTCACATCAAGAGCCTGCGCGCGAACAAGCCGTTCATCGTCATCGATGCCACGGCGCTGCCCGAGACGTTGGCCGACTCGTTGCTCTTTGGACACGAGAAGGGAGCCTTCACCGGGGCTGCCGAGCGGCGGGTCGGATTTTTCGAAGCAGCCGACGGCGGCACCATCTTCCTCGACGAGATCGGCGAGCTGTCTGCACCGCTGCAGTCCAAGTTTCTGCGCGTACTCGAACGCCACGAGGTCACGCGCGTCGGCGGGCAGACCCCCATTAAGGTGAACGTGCGGGTCGTCGCGGCCACGCACCGCGATCTGCGTCACGAGATCGAGGCGGGCCGCTTTCGAGAGGACCTCTACTATAGGTTGGCGCCGGTCCGCATCCTGCTGCCGGCCCTTCGCGATAGACCCGATGACATCCCGGTGTTGTGCGACCGCCTACTCTCCTACATCGGAGATGGGCGTCCGAGCCCGCTAGTCATCGATGCATCCGCCGTGCAATTCCTGTCGTCGCAGCCGTGGCCTGGAAATGTCCGTGAGCTGCGGAATGTGCTGGCGCGCGCCGCGGCATTGGCGACGGACAATGTCATTCGGCGTGTGGATGTCGCAGGAGAGGGCTTCGGCTTCCGCGGCATGCGCGAAGAGCGGACGCCACTCGACCTCACGGGCACTTTTGGTGCCGCAAAAGAGCGCGCCATCGAACGATTCGAGTCGGCGTACCTCGCGGCACTCATGAAGCGTTGTGCCGGCAATCTTTCGATGGCATCGCGCGAAGCCGACCTGGCCCGACACCACCTCCGAGAATTGCTTCGCAAACGCGGGCTCTACGGCATACCTTGGGATCGCGAAACTGACGTGTGA